The Mesobacillus boroniphilus region ACTGCCTGCAGAGGCTTTGCAGGAGGATGTGAAAAAGGAATTTCCACAAGTCAGCTTTGAATTCCATAAAGGGATAAAGGAAGAATTATTTTTGGATGCGGAAATTTTCCTTACATATGGCGAGGATTTAACTGAAGAACTTATATACAAGGCAGACAAATTAAAATGGATCATGGTCATGTCAGCTGGACTGGATAGAATGCCATTCACGGCCTGCAAGAAGCGCGGGATTCTCGTTACCAATGTCAGGGGCATCCATAAAATCCCGATGGCTGAATTTACAATCGGCATGATGCTGCAGCATGTTAAGCAAATGAGATCCCTTTGGGCGAATGAACAAACTAGGACATGGGAGCGTAAATTGCCGATGGGAGAATTATACGGCAAGACATTGCTCATTCTAGGTATAGGAGCTATTGGCGGAGAAGTGGCTAGACTGGCGAAAGCCTTTAATATGAAAATAATTGGTGTGAATCGGAGTGGCCGTGAAGCTGAATGGGCTGACGAAATATTCCCGATGGAAAACTATCGAGCTGCCTTACCTCAAGCAGATTTCATTGTCTCGGTATTGCCAAGCACGAAGGAAACAAAGCATTTCCTAGATGCAAGCGATTTTGAAATGATGAAGAATTCAACGGTGTTTATCAACATTGGTCGCGGAGATTTGGTTAAGGATGAGGTTTTAGTAACTGCACTTCAGGAAAAAAAGATAGCACACGCTTACTTGGATGTATTTTATGAAGAACCGCTGAAAGAAAGCCATCCATTATGGACGATGGAGAATGTAACAGTAACGCCGCATATTTCAAGCCTTACGAAAAACTATCTGCCAAGATCTTTTGAAATTTTCAAACATAACCTGCATAAATATATTAAAAACGGTTCGGATTATCTCAATGTAATTGACATGGACAGGGGGTATTAGGAGATGAAGATTTACACGAAGACTGGTGATAAAGGAACAACGTCGCTTGTATATGGAACAAGGGTAGCTAAGAATGATAAACGTGTGGAAGCTTATGGTACATGTGATGAAACGAATTCAATGATTGGGTTGGCTCTAAGTTATTTGAATGGAGAGTATTTCAGCGGCAAGGAAGATATGCAGGAAATGCTCCATAAAATCCAGACAGCATTGTTCCATGTCGGCGCAGAACTGGCTACACCATCTGGAAAAAATGTGAAGTGGACTCTTGAGGAAAAGGATATCGAAGAATTAGAGGAGAAGATCGATGCCTGGGATGCGGCACTTCCGCAATTGACCAACTTCGTTCTGCCTGGAGGGCATCAGACCGGCGCAGCGCTGCATGTAGCAAGGACTGTTGCGAGAAGGGCCGAACGCCAAGCTGTTGAACTGGGCGAGGAGGTTAACCCGCTTGTCCTTACATATTTGAATCGACTTTCAGACTTCCTGTTTGTCGCAGCGAGATATGTGAACATGCATCTAGGGGCTAAGGAACTTACTTTGCATCAGGATTAATACAAATACAGCAATTGTAAACGTTTGTGATGTGGCATTATTGACAAAAGTGGAGTGTAATTAGTACACTATTTATAAATATTATAAAGTAAGAATTATAATCTAAAGTAAAGTGAGGTGCATGGCGGTGGTACAGAGTCAGTTAAAAGAAGCCCTGGATACCTTGAAGGATACAGGAGTCCGTATTACTCCGCAACGTCATGCGATACTCGAATTTTTAATAAACTCAATGTCGCACCCAACAGCTGATGAGATATATAAAGCGCTTGAAGGGAAATTCCCTAATATGAGCGTAGCGACAGTTTATAACAATTTGAGAGTATTCCGTGAGGTTGGATTGGTAAAGGAACTGACATATGGAGATGCTTCAAGTCGTTTTGATTTTGTGACTTCCCACCATTACCACGTTATTTGTGACAAATGCGGGAAGATCGTTGATTTCCATTACCCAGGCCTTGATGAAGTTGAACA contains the following coding sequences:
- the perR gene encoding peroxide-responsive transcriptional repressor PerR; amino-acid sequence: MAVVQSQLKEALDTLKDTGVRITPQRHAILEFLINSMSHPTADEIYKALEGKFPNMSVATVYNNLRVFREVGLVKELTYGDASSRFDFVTSHHYHVICDKCGKIVDFHYPGLDEVEHLASHVTGFKVGNHRMEIYGTCPECSAKEVH
- a CDS encoding D-2-hydroxyacid dehydrogenase; its protein translation is MKIYSSILPAEALQEDVKKEFPQVSFEFHKGIKEELFLDAEIFLTYGEDLTEELIYKADKLKWIMVMSAGLDRMPFTACKKRGILVTNVRGIHKIPMAEFTIGMMLQHVKQMRSLWANEQTRTWERKLPMGELYGKTLLILGIGAIGGEVARLAKAFNMKIIGVNRSGREAEWADEIFPMENYRAALPQADFIVSVLPSTKETKHFLDASDFEMMKNSTVFINIGRGDLVKDEVLVTALQEKKIAHAYLDVFYEEPLKESHPLWTMENVTVTPHISSLTKNYLPRSFEIFKHNLHKYIKNGSDYLNVIDMDRGY
- a CDS encoding cob(I)yrinic acid a,c-diamide adenosyltransferase; protein product: MKIYTKTGDKGTTSLVYGTRVAKNDKRVEAYGTCDETNSMIGLALSYLNGEYFSGKEDMQEMLHKIQTALFHVGAELATPSGKNVKWTLEEKDIEELEEKIDAWDAALPQLTNFVLPGGHQTGAALHVARTVARRAERQAVELGEEVNPLVLTYLNRLSDFLFVAARYVNMHLGAKELTLHQD